A window of Variovorax sp. HW608 genomic DNA:
GGGCCTCTACATCGCCGCGGCCGCGATGCTCGCGGTGCTGGCCCTGCCGCTGCCCGAGGGCCTGCCGGTCGCCGGGCACCGCATGCTGGCGATCCTCGTCTTCGCCGTCATTGTCTGGATCAGCGAAGCGGTGAGCTACGAGGCCAGCGCGATCATGATCACCTCGCTGATGGCCGCGCTGATCGGCCTCGCGCCCAAGGTGGACGCGCCTTCGGCGAGCTACGGCACCGGCGCGGCGCTGGGCATGGCGCTGGCGGGCTTTTCGAGCACCGCGCTGGCGCTGGTCGGCGCCGCGCTGTGCATCGCGGCCGCAATGACCATCACCGGGCTGGACCGGCGCATCGCGCTGGTCACGCTGTCCACCATCGGCACCAGCACGCGGCGCATCCTGATCGGCAGCATCGTGGTCACGATCGTGCTGTCGCTCGTGGTGCCGAGCGCCACCGCGCGCAGCGCCTGCGTGGTGCCGATCATGATGGGCGTGATCGTGGCCTTCGGCGTCGACAAGCGCTCCAACATCGCGGCCGGCATCATGATCATGGTCGCGCAGGCCACGAGCGTGTGGAACGTCGGCATCCAGACCGCCGCCGCGCAGAACCTGCTGACCGTCGGCTTCATGGACAAGCTGCTCGGCGAGCGCGTGAGCTGGATCCAGTGGCTGGTCGCCGGTGCGCCCTGGGCGATCGTGATGTCGATCGTGCTGTACTTCATGGTGCGCTGGCTGCTGCCGCCCGAATCCGAATCCATCGCCGGCGGCAAGGAAGCGGTGCAGCGCGAGCTGGCCGCGCTCGGGCCCATGACCGGGCCGCAGAAGCGGCTCGCGGCGGTGTCGATCGGCCTGCTGCTCTTCTGGGCCACCGAAGGCAAGCTGCACGACTTCGACACCGCATCGGTCACCTACGTCGGGCTCGTGATCCTCATGCTGCCGCGTGTCGGTGTGATGGACTGGAAGACACTGCAGGGCCGCATCCCATGGGGCACGCTGATCGTCTTCGGCGTCGGAATCAGCCTCGGCACCGCGCTCCTGACCACGCAGGCGGGCCAGTGGCTGGGCCGCTTCGTGGTCGCGCATTCGGGGCTCGCCACGCAGGGGCCGGTGGTGGTGTTCGCGATCCTCGCGGCCTTCCTGATCCTGATCCACCTCGGCTTCGCGAGCGCGACCGCGCTCACCGCGGCGCTGCTGCCGATCCTGATCTCGGTGCTGCAGACCCTGCCCGGCGACATCCACAAGGTCGGCATGACGATGCTGCTCGGCTTCACGGTGAGTTTCGGCTTCATCCTGCCGATCAACGCACCGCAGAACATGGTGTGCCTCGGCACCGAGACCTTCAACGGCAAGCAGTTCGCGCGCGTGGGCATTCCGGTCACGGTGATCGGCTACCTGTTGATGCTGCTGTTCGCGGTGACCTACTGGCGCTGGCTCGGCTGGACCTGACGGAGCATCGGAATGATCATGTCCCTCGACGACGCCCGCGCGCTCGGCGCGGGGATCCTCGCGGCGCAGGGCGTGCCGCATGACATTGCAGCCGACGTGGCGGAGCATCTCGTCGAATCCGACCGCTGCGGCTATACCAGCCATGGGCTCTCGATCCTGCCGAGCTACCGCAAGTCGATGCAGGGCGGGCATCTGCAGGGCGACGGGCGCGCGACATGCATCGCGGACCGCGGCGGCCTGCTGATGTACGACGGCCAGGGCGGCTTCGGCCAGCACGTGGGCAAGGTCGTGATGCAGGCCGGCATCGAGCGCGTGAAGCAGACCGCCCATTGCATCCTCACCATCCGGAATTCGCACCACCTCGGGCGCATGGGGCACTACGGCGAGATGGCCGCGGCGGCCGGCTATGTGCTCCTGAGCTTCACCAACGTGATCAACCGCCCGCCGATGGTCGCGCCCTACGGCGGCAAGGTCGCGCGCCTGACGACCAATCCGGTCTGCTTCGCCGGCCCGATGCCCAATGGCCGTCCGCCGCTGGTGGTCGACATCGCGACCAGTGCGGTCGCCTTCAACAAGACGCGCGTGGCGGCCGAGAAAGGCGAGCCGCTGCCCGAAGGCTGCCTCATCGATGCCAACGGCCTGCCCACCACCGATGCCTCGGTGATGTTCGCCGACCCGCCGGGCGCGATCCTGCCCTTCGGCGCGCACAAGGGCTATGCGCTCGGCGTGGTGGCCGAGCTGCTGGCGGGCGTGCTCTCCGGCGGCGGCACGATCCAGCCCGAGAACCCGAGCGACGGCATGGCGGTCAACAACATGTTCGCGGTGCTGATCGATCCCGCGATGGAGTTCGGCCTCGAATGGAAGACCGCCGAAGTCGAGGGTTTCCTGAACTACCTGCACGACACGCCGCCCGCGCCCGGCTTCGATCGCGTGCAGTACCCGGGCGAATACGAAGCGCAGAACCGCGAGCGCAATGCCACGCACCTGGAGCTCGCGCCGGCGATCTGGCGCTCGCTTGCAGGGCTCGCGGAATCGCTCGGCGTGACGGTGCCGACCGAGGCCTGACGGGCTACATCTGCGCCTCGCAAGCGACGGTGCACTTGCCGTCGGCGTTGAACTCCATCGTGCGTCCCGACAAGGGTACGTAGGCCGGCATGTTCAACGCCTTGAGGAAGGCCTCGGTCTTGCTTCCCGGCCGGACCTTGCCGCGCACCGTGCCGACCTCGTTGGCGTGCGAGGCGATCACCGACGCCGGCTTCACCAGCTCGTTCATGATGAAGGCCGATTCCTGCGGCCCGGTCGTGAAGCCGTCGCCCATGTTCATCACCGCGAGCCTGGCGTGGTAGTAGTCGCGCACCACGCGCTCCTGGTCGGCGACGATGCCGGTATCGCCCGACAGGTACGCCACCAGGCCGTTGCTGAAGCGCAGCACATAACCTGTCGCGAGGCCCACGTCGCCAGCGATGCCCGCTTCCTTCATCGACTTGCCGAGCTCGCCGCCGATGTAGTCGGGATCAACGCCGTTGCTGTGCAGCGCGCTGACCGTCGCGATGCGCACGCCACTGACGGTCACGCTGCCGCCGAAGCGCGCGAGCATCGAATCGGCCGGACTGCCGCCGTTGGCCTTGAGCTTGGCCGCGAAGAAAGGCGGCATTTCGCTGCCGGTGACGATCTTCGATTTCTTCGCCAGCGCGATCTCGACCGCGAGCGTATTGGGCAGCGCCGACACCGACATGTCCGGTGCCTCGCAGCTGCCCGAGTTCGGCGCCTTGTTGTGCGCGTTGCCGACGTGATCGCCGTGCATGTGGCTCACGAGGATGATGTCGATCTTGCCCAGCCGCGGGTCCGACGCGCCCGCCACGGTGCGGCCCGGGTCGTAGAGGATGCGCGTGCCGTTGGGGTCCTCGAAGATCAGTGCGCGGTCCTGCGGGCAGAACTCGCCGTCGATGCCGCCCAGTGGCGTCACCTTCACGTTCTGCGCCACGGCGGGCAGGGCCAGGGCGGCAAGCGCCGCGCCGATGGCGGCCAGTCGATTCAGTCGCTTCATGGAATCTCCATCAACAGGGTTGCAGGAAAGGGTTGTTTCCGCCGGTAGGCCGGGACCTCAGACGTGGAGGTTCTTCAGCACGGCCCGCGTGAACGACGCCGTGTTGCCGGTGCCCCGGATATCCCCGGTCCGCGCCTGCCGGTCGGCAAGCGCGGCGGTGGTCGCCTTCGACATCGATGCGCCCATGCGCACCGCGCCCTCGTTGCGGCGGCTGTGGCCCAGCCACTCGAACATCATGCGGGTCGATTCGATCATCGCGTAGGGGTTGGCGATGCCCTGCCCGGCGATGTCAGGCGCCGAGCCGTGCGTGGCCTGCGCCATCGCGACGTCACCGTCGCCGATGCACAGCCCCGGCGCCATGTCGAGACCGCCGACCAGTCCCGCCGCCTCGTCGGAGAGGATGTCGCCGAACATGTTGGTCGTCACCACCACGTCGAAGCTCTGCGGATCGCGCACCAGCCGCATCGCGAAGGTGTCGACGATCACGTCGTCCACGCGCACGTCCGGGTACTCGGCCGCGAGCTTGCGGCACTCCTCGACGAACATGCCGCAACCCAGCTTGAAGACCGTGTCCTTGTGCACGTAGGTCAGGTGCCCGCGCCGCTGCCGCGCGAGCTCGAAGGCGGCGCGCGCGACGCGCCGGCTGCCCGCGCGGGTGATCACGCGCACCGAGAGCGTCACGTCGTCGGTGGGCCGGAACTCGCCCGAACCCGCGACCATGTTGCGGTCGGGCTGGAAGCCCTCGTTGTTCTCGCGCACGATCACGAGGTCGACGCCGTCGTGCAGGCAGCCGATGCCCGGATACGAGCGCGTCGGCCGCACGTTGGCGAACAGGTTGAAGTTCTTGCGCAGGATCGGATGCGGGTTGATCGCGTCCGGCACCTTGGGATAGGCACGGTGCCCGATGGGGCCGAGGATCCAGCCGTCGAGCGTCTGCAGCGTCTCCATGGTCCTGGGCGGCAGCGTGTGCCCATGCGTTTCGAGCGCGCGCGCGCCGATGGGCAGCGGATGCCAGTCGATCTGCACGCCATGGAGTTCGGCGGCGGCGCGCGCGATGTCGACCGATGCGGGGACGATCTCGTGGCCGATGTCGTCGCCGTTGAGGATGCCGATGCGAAGGGGTGCGGGTCGTGTCACGGCTGGTCTCGAAGAAGTGGATTCATCACGCCGCACAGAGCGCGGTCAGCGTGCGGATGTCGGAAATGGAAGCCAGCGTGCGGCAGTGCTTGGTGATCTCGTCCGCACGCGCCTGGCCGAGCACCGGCACCACCAGCGAGGCGAACTTGGCCTCGAGCTGCGCGTCGGTCAGCGGGTTCTCGAGCGATCCGATGGCGTGTTCCACGTTCACTTCCACGCGACGGCCGTTGGTCAGCACCGCTGTCACGCGCACCGCGGCTTCGTCGATGCTGTCGTCGACCGTGGCCTGCACCTTGTTGCGCAGCGCGACCACGCGCGGGTCGTTGACCACCGCATCGGAAAACTCCTCCTCCCCCGCGCGGCCGAAGAGCAGCCCGGCGGCGCAACCGTGGTAGACGCTGAACTTGCCCTGCAGCCCATCCTTCGGCTCCTTCTTGCCGGTCAGCTCCAGCACCAGCGAATGCACGCGCAGTTCGATGCGCTCGACCTGCTCGGAGCTGATGCCCCGCGCGCGCAGGCGCACGCAGGCGTCGATGCTCGGGTGGATCACGATCCCGCAGGCGAAGGGCTTGTAGGTGTTGAAGGAGATCTCGAAGCGCTCGCCGAGCTCGTCGGTCACTTCGTTCCACGCGCGCTTTTCCGACACCACCTGCACGAAGCCGCGCGGCGCTTCGAGCGCGCGCTCGCTGGCCGTGAAGCCCTGGCTCGCGAGCAGCGCCGACATCAGCCCGGAGCGCGCCGCAGCGCCCGGGTGGAAAGGCTTGGTCATGGTGCCGAACTGCTCGCGCAGGCCCAC
This region includes:
- a CDS encoding DASS family sodium-coupled anion symporter — encoded protein: MSISTNEPVRTQPPAAAAAPKPVPWGLYIAAAAMLAVLALPLPEGLPVAGHRMLAILVFAVIVWISEAVSYEASAIMITSLMAALIGLAPKVDAPSASYGTGAALGMALAGFSSTALALVGAALCIAAAMTITGLDRRIALVTLSTIGTSTRRILIGSIVVTIVLSLVVPSATARSACVVPIMMGVIVAFGVDKRSNIAAGIMIMVAQATSVWNVGIQTAAAQNLLTVGFMDKLLGERVSWIQWLVAGAPWAIVMSIVLYFMVRWLLPPESESIAGGKEAVQRELAALGPMTGPQKRLAAVSIGLLLFWATEGKLHDFDTASVTYVGLVILMLPRVGVMDWKTLQGRIPWGTLIVFGVGISLGTALLTTQAGQWLGRFVVAHSGLATQGPVVVFAILAAFLILIHLGFASATALTAALLPILISVLQTLPGDIHKVGMTMLLGFTVSFGFILPINAPQNMVCLGTETFNGKQFARVGIPVTVIGYLLMLLFAVTYWRWLGWT
- a CDS encoding Ldh family oxidoreductase, which encodes MIMSLDDARALGAGILAAQGVPHDIAADVAEHLVESDRCGYTSHGLSILPSYRKSMQGGHLQGDGRATCIADRGGLLMYDGQGGFGQHVGKVVMQAGIERVKQTAHCILTIRNSHHLGRMGHYGEMAAAAGYVLLSFTNVINRPPMVAPYGGKVARLTTNPVCFAGPMPNGRPPLVVDIATSAVAFNKTRVAAEKGEPLPEGCLIDANGLPTTDASVMFADPPGAILPFGAHKGYALGVVAELLAGVLSGGGTIQPENPSDGMAVNNMFAVLIDPAMEFGLEWKTAEVEGFLNYLHDTPPAPGFDRVQYPGEYEAQNRERNATHLELAPAIWRSLAGLAESLGVTVPTEA
- a CDS encoding MBL fold metallo-hydrolase: MKRLNRLAAIGAALAALALPAVAQNVKVTPLGGIDGEFCPQDRALIFEDPNGTRILYDPGRTVAGASDPRLGKIDIILVSHMHGDHVGNAHNKAPNSGSCEAPDMSVSALPNTLAVEIALAKKSKIVTGSEMPPFFAAKLKANGGSPADSMLARFGGSVTVSGVRIATVSALHSNGVDPDYIGGELGKSMKEAGIAGDVGLATGYVLRFSNGLVAYLSGDTGIVADQERVVRDYYHARLAVMNMGDGFTTGPQESAFIMNELVKPASVIASHANEVGTVRGKVRPGSKTEAFLKALNMPAYVPLSGRTMEFNADGKCTVACEAQM
- a CDS encoding isocitrate/isopropylmalate dehydrogenase family protein, with the protein product MTRPAPLRIGILNGDDIGHEIVPASVDIARAAAELHGVQIDWHPLPIGARALETHGHTLPPRTMETLQTLDGWILGPIGHRAYPKVPDAINPHPILRKNFNLFANVRPTRSYPGIGCLHDGVDLVIVRENNEGFQPDRNMVAGSGEFRPTDDVTLSVRVITRAGSRRVARAAFELARQRRGHLTYVHKDTVFKLGCGMFVEECRKLAAEYPDVRVDDVIVDTFAMRLVRDPQSFDVVVTTNMFGDILSDEAAGLVGGLDMAPGLCIGDGDVAMAQATHGSAPDIAGQGIANPYAMIESTRMMFEWLGHSRRNEGAVRMGASMSKATTAALADRQARTGDIRGTGNTASFTRAVLKNLHV
- a CDS encoding MmgE/PrpD family protein encodes the protein MARNTHVPADTSAPPVTAILARFVSGHASRGWSDAVEREAHRTFYNWLGCAIGAVYHEAAHATLGAVRLLRPAPQATVLGSTERVDMASAALVNGITSHTFDFDDTHLKTIIHPAGPVASAVLALAEHRGASGRAVIDSLVLGIDVACRIGNTMYPDHYDRGWHITGSTGMLGAAAGCARLLRLDEKQTAMALGIAASQPVGLREQFGTMTKPFHPGAAARSGLMSALLASQGFTASERALEAPRGFVQVVSEKRAWNEVTDELGERFEISFNTYKPFACGIVIHPSIDACVRLRARGISSEQVERIELRVHSLVLELTGKKEPKDGLQGKFSVYHGCAAGLLFGRAGEEEFSDAVVNDPRVVALRNKVQATVDDSIDEAAVRVTAVLTNGRRVEVNVEHAIGSLENPLTDAQLEAKFASLVVPVLGQARADEITKHCRTLASISDIRTLTALCAA